In Polynucleobacter sp. TUM22923, one genomic interval encodes:
- a CDS encoding formate dehydrogenase subunit gamma, whose product MNQSFSKALSSLVMAAGLSLAIMSGSSFAERPPMAPLPSPSGVDFPPSVPANPNSLANGTQAQSQPANPSIFTTANSDPYNFVSIPDKEASVLIQRSGEQWRVIRNGIITVYGGWLLALAFFGIVAMYVVKGPIKLHEPMSGNLIKRFSFLERLTHWVMAYSFIGLALTGLLILYGKYFAIPLMGGVAYGSFLMVCKNIHNFSGPLFTLSIIIFFLLLVRKNIPGEGDMAWLMSFGGILSGKHVPAGFFNFGEKIWFWFGMTFLGLVISSSGFVLDMIVPFMEVQYIRGTMQIANIVHSSASILMTTMAMGHIYIGSIGMQGSLDGMRTGSVDATWAKEHHELWYNKVNK is encoded by the coding sequence ATGAATCAATCATTTTCTAAAGCCCTAAGCTCATTAGTGATGGCAGCAGGGTTGTCCCTGGCCATAATGAGCGGCTCCAGTTTTGCAGAGCGACCACCGATGGCACCATTGCCATCACCTAGCGGAGTAGATTTCCCGCCATCCGTCCCGGCCAATCCAAACAGTTTGGCCAATGGAACTCAGGCGCAATCCCAGCCAGCTAATCCCTCTATTTTCACAACAGCGAACAGCGACCCTTACAACTTTGTCAGCATTCCGGATAAAGAAGCTAGTGTCTTGATTCAACGTTCAGGCGAGCAGTGGAGAGTGATTCGCAATGGGATCATCACCGTCTACGGCGGATGGTTATTGGCATTAGCGTTCTTTGGTATCGTGGCAATGTATGTCGTCAAAGGCCCAATTAAGTTGCATGAGCCGATGTCTGGCAATTTGATCAAGCGCTTCAGTTTTCTTGAGCGCCTTACACACTGGGTAATGGCTTATAGTTTTATCGGTCTGGCATTAACTGGTTTATTGATCCTCTACGGCAAGTACTTTGCAATACCACTAATGGGCGGCGTCGCTTACGGATCATTCTTGATGGTTTGCAAGAATATTCATAACTTTTCAGGCCCTCTATTCACGCTTAGTATCATCATTTTCTTCTTGTTGCTAGTAAGAAAAAATATCCCTGGTGAGGGTGATATGGCTTGGTTGATGTCCTTTGGTGGAATTCTGAGTGGCAAGCATGTGCCTGCAGGATTCTTTAACTTCGGTGAGAAGATCTGGTTTTGGTTTGGTATGACATTCCTAGGTTTGGTAATCTCATCCTCTGGTTTTGTGCTCGACATGATTGTGCCGTTCATGGAAGTGCAGTACATCCGTGGAACGATGCAAATTGCTAATATCGTTCACAGCAGCGCATCGATTCTGATGACCACTATGGCTATGGGTCACATCTACATTGGATCTATTGGTATGCAAGGCTCATTAGATGGCATGAGAACGGGCTCTGTAGATGCAACTTGGGCTAAAGAGCATCATGAGCTCTGGTACAACAAGGTTAATAAATAA
- the fdh3B gene encoding formate dehydrogenase FDH3 subunit beta produces MARMKFICDTERCIECNGCVTACKNDNEVPWGVNRRRVVTVNDGIIGKEKSISVACMHCTDAPCMAVCPVDCFYRTDEGVVLHDKDICIGCGYCSFACPFGAPQFLSSGAFGVRSKMDKCTFCSGGPEANGSVAEFEKYGRNRLAEGKLPLCAEMCSTKALIGGDSEVISGIFNSRVAAREANGRFTGSNLFGWSTAYGGPGTPDPKPTAAAKIPGAK; encoded by the coding sequence ATGGCAAGAATGAAATTTATTTGTGATACCGAGCGTTGTATTGAGTGCAACGGCTGTGTTACAGCTTGTAAGAACGATAACGAAGTACCTTGGGGCGTTAATCGTCGCCGAGTAGTTACAGTCAATGACGGCATTATCGGTAAAGAGAAATCAATATCAGTGGCTTGTATGCACTGTACCGACGCGCCATGTATGGCTGTTTGCCCAGTAGACTGTTTCTACCGCACAGATGAAGGCGTTGTCTTGCATGACAAAGACATCTGCATCGGCTGCGGATACTGTTCTTTTGCTTGCCCATTTGGTGCGCCACAGTTCTTGAGTTCAGGCGCCTTTGGTGTTCGTAGCAAGATGGACAAATGCACATTCTGTAGCGGTGGCCCAGAAGCAAACGGCAGCGTTGCTGAATTTGAGAAATATGGACGCAATCGCTTGGCAGAGGGTAAGTTACCTCTTTGCGCTGAGATGTGCTCAACCAAAGCTTTGATTGGTGGCGATAGCGAAGTAATTAGCGGTATCTTTAATAGTCGTGTAGCCGCTCGTGAGGCTAACGGTCGATTTACTGGTTCCAACCTATTTGGATGGTCAACAGCTTACGGTGGTCCAGGTACCCCGGATCCAAAACCAACTGCAGCCGCTAAGATTCCAGGAGCCAAATAA